In Xenopus laevis strain J_2021 chromosome 2S, Xenopus_laevis_v10.1, whole genome shotgun sequence, a genomic segment contains:
- the LOC108709490 gene encoding uncharacterized protein K02A2.6-like, with protein sequence MDHFKPPQSMCMSGNLSENWRRWAQKFTLYLTAAGLEQKPEPTKIALLLHIIGDEALEVYNTMGIAQTQAADRSLDSVMQAFQAYFQPKRNVVFERHQFWTHTFVENQGIDKFVTELKLKAANCEFKDQEECLRDKIVFSITNPRLKGKLLECRELTLERAIEICKAKEIISAQTTAMASATIDSSVHAIQITPRETQQAPKYSKSTSSATLLPESSTQTKPCSRCGRQHPPQQCPAYGVECNKCKKRNHFGKMCRARNPHTNTQKPFKDVNTLFIAALEKHRVARDSSWYATLIVHGTVIEFKLDTGAEANTMPASVISQMSGVIVKPTNTMLIAYGGERIKPEGVVTLTAQAPHKTARLTFFITNVSDVPLLGKQACVQLNLLRKVCELSKPAPTTKDQLLTQYSDVFEGLGEFPGTHHIFTDSTIPPVIHGCRKIPYSITEKLKCTIDSLEQQGVISKVTKPTAWVNSLVITEKKNGSLRVCLDPRDLNKAVLRQHFSIPTPEDVISNLAGKKLFTILDEKDGYWQIKLDSESADLCTFNTPWGRYKFHRLPFGIRSASEVFQQKNFESFGDIEGVHIIADDMIIASNSKEEHDAILQRVMDRARKLKVKLNKDKHQYQVSKVHYMGHIISSEGVMPDPDKVKAISEMPSPHDKKSLQRLLGMIRYLAQYIPHEASITAPLRLLLSKDTMWQWNPEQQDAFQKLKDALVCAPVLSFFDPREPVELHADASKDGLGACLIQKNKPVIYASRALTKTEQNYAQIEKELLAIVFAFKKFHQYVFGISVMVRSDHKPLEAIVTKNLSKAPARLQRMLLQLQKYDFQIVYTPGKDMLIPDTLSRAVTIQPNAMDTEIDFDNEKVVYSIDIALALPQHLLQKLKDATESDVELSALKQMHSNGWPNRKRSADIVVQPYWPLRHEIHIDDGLVMIGDKFIIPKSCRPHMIERLHVAHQGIQRSKAQARMLMYWPNMGKDIELGVSTCNACQEMLPSNMKEPLLTHEIPSMPWTKLAADIFDLYGHSYLLVIDYFSKYPEVLRLSDKSAHSVIARLKAIFARHGIPQELVSDHVPFASHEMISFANTWDFKLTFSSPGYPQSNGMA encoded by the coding sequence ATGGATCATTTCAAACCCCCACAGTCCATGTGTATGAGTGGCAATCTGTCTGAAAACTGGCGCAGATGGGCCCAGAAATTTACACTATATCTCACAGCAGCAGGGCTGGAGCAAAAGCCTGAACCCACAAAGATTGCATTGTTACTGCACATTATTGGGGATGAGGCACTGGAGGTGTATAACACCATGGGGATTGCACAGACCCAAGCTGCAGACAGATCCCTTGACTCTGTGATGCAAGCATTTCAAGCTTATTTTCAGCCCAAAAGGAATGTTGTATTTGAAAGACACCAGTTTTGGACCCATACTTTTGTAGAAAATCAAGGCATAGACAAATTTGTTACTGAACTGAAACTAAAAGCAGCTAACTGTGAATTCAAAGATCAGGAGGAGTGCTTGAGAGACAAAATAGTCTTCAGTATTACAAATCcccgtttaaaggggaagttgcttGAATGCAGAGAGTTAACTCTAGAACGGGCAATCGAAATATGTAAAGCTAAAGAAATAATATCAGCTCAAACAACTGCAATGGCAAGTGCCACTATAGACAGCAGTGTTCATGCTATACAAATCACACCCAGAGAGACACAACAAGCCCCTAAGTACAGTAAAAGTACTTCCTCTGCGACTCTACTGCCTGAATCAAGCACTCAGACAAAGCCATGTAGCAGATGTGGCAGACAGCACCCTCCCCAGCAGTGTCCTGCATATGGAGTAGAATGCAATAAATgcaaaaagagaaatcattttggaaaaatgtgcAGGGCCAGAAATCctcatacaaacacacaaaaaccCTTTAAAGATGTGAATACTTTATTCATTGCTGCTCTAGAAAAACACAGAGTAGCCAGAGACAGCTCATGGTATGCAACGCTTATTGTACATGGCACAGTCATTGAATTTAAGCTGGACACTGGGGCTGAAGCAAATACCATGCCAGCTTCAGTAATTTCCCAAATGTCAGGTGTTATAGTAAAGCCTACAAACACAATgcttattgcatatgggggagaACGTATTAAACCAGAAGGAGTTGTAACACTCACTGCACAAGCCCCGCACAAAACAGCTCGGTtaaccttttttattacaaatgtgtcTGATGTCCCTCTCTTAGGAAAACAAGCCTGTGTTCAGCTGAATCTGCTAAGAAAAGTTTGTGAGCTTTCCAAACCTGCACCTACAACTAAAGATCAGCTACTAACCCAGTATTCAGATGTGTTTGAGGGGCTGGGAGAATTCCCTGGTACACACCACATATTTACAGACTCCACTATTCCCCCTGTGATACACGGATGTCGCAAAATACCATATTCTATTacagaaaaactaaaatgtactATTGACAGTCTTGAACAGCAAGGTGTGATCAGCAAAGTAACAAAACCTACTGCTTGGGTGAACagtcttgttattacagaaaagaaaaatggatcTCTGCGGGTGTGTTTGGACCCCAGGGACCTAAATAAAGCTGTATTAAGACAGCACTTCTCTATCCCAACACCTGAGGATGTAATAAGCAACTTAGCTGGAAAGAAGTTGTTCACTATCCTAGATGAAAAAGATGGATACTGGCAGATTAAACTTGACAGTGAATCAGCGGATTTGTGCACCTTTAACACTCCATGGGGACGGTACAAATTCCATCGGCTTCCATTTGGCATCAGATCTGCAAGTGAAGTGTTTCAGCAAAAGAACTTTGAATCCTTTGGGGATATTGAAGGTGTCCATATTATTGCTGATGACATGATCATTGCCAGCAACTCTAAAGAGGAACATGATGCCATTTTACAAAGAGTCATGGACAGAGCACGCAAGCTGAAGGTAAAGCTCAACAAAGACAAGCATCAGTACCAAGTAAGCAAAGTGCACTACATGGGGCACATAATATCCAGTGAGGGGGTCATGCCTGACCCAGACAAAGTTAAGGCAATTTCAGAGATGCCAAGCCCACAtgacaaaaaaagtttgcagagGCTGCTAGGCATGATTCGCTATCTTGCACAGTATATTCCACATGAAGCAAGTATAACTGCACCTCTCAGACTCCTACTGTCGAAAGATACTATGTGGCAGTGGAACCCTGAACAGCAGGATGCTTTTCAAAAACTAAAAGATGCACTAGTATGCGCTCCAGTGCTTTCCTTTTTTGATCCTAGAGAACCAGTTGAATTACATGCAGATGCCTCCAAAGATGGACTGGGAGCATGTCTTATTCAAAAAAACAAACCTGTCATCTATGCATCCAGAGCCTTGACAAAGACTGAACAAAACTATGCCCAAATTGAAAAGGAACTCCTTGCCATcgtgtttgcatttaaaaagttcCATCAATATGTGTTTGGCATTTCAGTAATGGTACGATCAGATCACAAGCCTCTAGAAGCCATTGTCACAAAAAACTTAAGTAAGGCCCCTGCAAGACTGCAGCGCATGCTACTCCAGCTACAGAAATATGACTTTCAAATAGTCTACACTCCTGGAAAGGACATGTTGATACCAGATACACTATCCAGAGCTGTCACTATACAGCCTAATGCGATGGACACTGAAATTGACTTTGACAATGAGAAAGTGGTATATTCCATTGATATTGCATTGGCTCTCCCGCAGCACCTTCTCCAAAAACTGAAAGATGCAACTGAATCAGATGTAGAGCTGTCGGCACTCAAACAGATGCacagcaatggttggccaaacCGGAAAAGGTCAGCTGACATAGTAGTACAACCATATTGGCCTTTGAGACATGAAATTCATATTGATGATGGCTTAGTCATGATAGGCGACAAATTCATCATTCCTAAAAGCTGCCGGCCACATATGATTGAAAGACTGCATGTAGCACACCAAGGGATCCAGAGATCTAAAGCGCAAGCTCGAATGCTCATGTACTGGCCAAATATGGGAAAAGATATTGAGCTAGGAGTAAGCACCTGCAATGCATGCCAAGAAATGCTGCCCAGCAATATGAAAGAACCACTACTTACCCATGAAATACCCAGCATGCCATGGACTAAGCTTGCTGCAGATATATTTGACCTCTATGGGCATTCATATCTACTTGTGATTgactacttttcaaaatatccTGAGGTACTCAGACTGTCAGACAAATCAGCACACTCAGTTATTGCACGACTAAAAGCTATCTTTGCAAGACATGGCATACCACAGGAACTAGTTTCTGACCATGTACCATTTGCCAGTCATGAAATGATTTCTTTTGCTAATACCTGGGACTTTAAACTTACGTTCTCAAGCCCAGGCTATCCCCAGTCTAATGGCATGGCCTAA